The Methanolacinia petrolearia DSM 11571 genome has a segment encoding these proteins:
- a CDS encoding type II secretion system F family protein — MQINTFVESLLDVKKLGRSLKGARLPINPNLYLHFCIILTLLSAFALLIVQLFLLVFGVEFNLIPILPYSISQLLVFVIAVFAIFAALFYYPSLVAAGRKTRIDIDLPYALTYMEALSTNVTLYSLFKSVFEAEDLYGEVSHECGMIVRDVEIFGEDLLTAMRNLQKITPSENFADLLNDLALVFRTGGNLKEFFNSRSDSYRELARQELEATLQIMEMIAEVYVTAFVAGPIALIIMLVAQNLSGRGQLGGIMPLMYVGLPLGAIALIMILYYLLPSDNLTISHQEIRETEFTDEIIEEKTEKEYDPGFFKNLEKRKKFLMVEKILRDPFRFYISDYQVGLFFGLAFSMIVAWQYVSGGVAAIFPEFTFEVFICLFVIALVLPVSIAYESRKMYTRRVEAQMPEFLRDIADMKDLGMTLQTAIEMVSSSKLGLLSSELKIASREVKWGYSVSSALVRMEERIGLVSVKRAISLIVKASEITDQLRDILTIAISDLDHYLKMQSKRFNVSFVYLAVIYLSFGIYLYCSYQLNDSFVASFEDLDVTFDITGNLRDMFRVGIIIGGFSGIMAGQLSSNNILAGLKHTIIFLIASIVLFVYIL; from the coding sequence ATGCAGATTAATACGTTCGTCGAGTCGCTTCTGGATGTAAAAAAACTGGGAAGATCGCTTAAGGGAGCCCGGCTTCCGATCAATCCCAACCTCTATCTCCATTTCTGTATTATACTTACGCTTCTCAGCGCTTTTGCACTGCTTATCGTTCAGCTGTTTCTTCTCGTATTCGGAGTGGAGTTTAATCTGATTCCCATTCTTCCGTATTCGATATCGCAGCTGCTGGTATTCGTTATCGCCGTGTTCGCGATCTTTGCTGCTTTGTTCTACTACCCGTCTCTTGTTGCAGCAGGGAGGAAGACCAGGATAGATATCGATCTTCCGTATGCACTTACATACATGGAGGCGCTTTCGACGAACGTCACCCTGTATTCCCTGTTTAAGAGCGTCTTTGAAGCCGAGGACCTCTACGGGGAGGTTTCGCATGAATGCGGGATGATTGTCAGGGATGTCGAGATCTTCGGGGAGGATCTTCTTACTGCTATGAGAAACCTGCAGAAGATAACGCCTTCGGAGAATTTTGCAGACCTCTTAAATGATCTGGCTTTGGTTTTCAGGACCGGCGGAAATCTTAAGGAGTTCTTCAATTCGCGTTCCGACAGTTACAGGGAGCTTGCCCGGCAGGAGCTGGAGGCGACTCTCCAGATTATGGAGATGATTGCCGAGGTGTACGTGACCGCCTTTGTTGCAGGGCCGATTGCGCTTATAATCATGCTGGTTGCGCAGAACCTTTCCGGGAGAGGGCAGCTCGGCGGGATCATGCCGCTCATGTATGTCGGTCTTCCCCTGGGTGCGATAGCGCTGATCATGATCCTCTACTACCTTCTTCCGAGCGACAACCTCACGATCTCCCACCAGGAGATCAGGGAGACCGAGTTTACAGACGAAATCATCGAAGAGAAAACCGAGAAAGAGTATGATCCCGGTTTCTTCAAGAATCTGGAGAAGCGGAAGAAGTTCCTGATGGTCGAAAAGATCCTGAGAGATCCGTTCAGGTTTTACATATCCGACTACCAGGTCGGGCTCTTCTTCGGGCTGGCATTTTCCATGATTGTTGCGTGGCAGTATGTTTCCGGCGGGGTTGCGGCAATCTTTCCGGAGTTCACGTTTGAGGTTTTCATCTGCCTCTTCGTCATCGCCCTCGTTCTTCCGGTATCGATTGCGTATGAGTCGAGGAAGATGTACACGAGGAGGGTCGAGGCCCAGATGCCGGAGTTCCTCAGGGATATTGCAGATATGAAGGATCTCGGAATGACGCTCCAGACCGCGATCGAGATGGTGTCGAGTTCGAAGCTGGGACTGCTTTCGTCCGAGCTGAAGATCGCGTCGAGGGAGGTTAAGTGGGGCTACAGCGTTTCGAGTGCACTTGTTCGCATGGAGGAGAGGATAGGTCTCGTTTCCGTGAAGCGTGCGATATCCCTTATTGTGAAGGCGAGCGAGATTACCGATCAGTTGAGAGACATACTCACGATTGCAATAAGCGATCTGGATCACTACCTGAAGATGCAGTCGAAGAGGTTCAATGTCTCTTTTGTCTATCTTGCTGTGATCTATCTCTCGTTCGGCATCTATCTCTACTGCTCCTACCAGCTGAACGATTCCTTCGTGGCGAGTTTCGAGGATCTCGACGTTACCTTTGATATTACGGGGAATCTCCGCGACATGTTCAGGGTGGGGATTATCATCGGAGGTTTTTCGGGTATAATGGCCGGACAGCTGAGCTCGAACAACATCCTTGCAGGGCTTAAGCACACGATTATCTTCCTGATCGCATCGATTGTGCTCTTCGTGTATATTCTATGA
- a CDS encoding IS5 family transposase has protein sequence MSENWYINFVKTSLEVIDNSHVPLRSSKFSKKKYTQHQLLTLIILKEKIGKDYRDFIELLPNLTTITDILQLEQIPHYTTLQKFLSRIPSLTFRIILKNVIRRLHQKGNQIRITSIDSTGFTSSYASYYYSKRINKTRKSFIKASIAVDSDKLIIMGWKFSKVPVHDSQHAKSLINQVSRITKTDCFTMDKGYDSEKIHQYIRDVIGAESIIPVRKWNGNIYSGKYRKEMIENFNQEKYGQRNMVETVFSVIKRKYKENVRSRKYFNQIKEIKIRMLIHNMTL, from the coding sequence ATGTCTGAAAACTGGTACATCAACTTTGTGAAAACATCCCTTGAAGTAATAGATAATTCACATGTACCCCTTCGATCCTCTAAGTTTTCAAAAAAGAAATATACTCAGCACCAACTTCTAACATTAATCATATTAAAAGAAAAGATAGGTAAAGATTATCGAGATTTTATAGAATTACTCCCTAATTTAACAACGATTACCGATATTCTTCAATTAGAACAAATACCTCATTATACAACTCTTCAAAAATTTCTTTCAAGAATTCCTTCACTCACATTTCGTATAATCCTAAAAAATGTGATTAGAAGATTACACCAGAAGGGTAATCAAATCAGGATTACATCGATAGATTCTACTGGATTTACCAGTTCATATGCAAGTTATTACTATTCAAAAAGAATCAATAAAACTCGTAAAAGTTTTATTAAGGCTTCAATTGCTGTTGATTCTGATAAATTAATTATTATGGGATGGAAATTTTCGAAGGTACCGGTACATGACTCTCAACATGCAAAATCTCTCATTAACCAAGTCAGCAGAATAACAAAAACTGATTGCTTCACGATGGATAAAGGATATGATTCTGAAAAGATTCATCAATATATCAGAGATGTTATTGGAGCTGAATCAATAATTCCTGTTAGGAAATGGAATGGAAATATCTACTCTGGAAAGTACAGGAAGGAAATGATTGAGAATTTCAATCAGGAAAAATACGGGCAGAGAAATATGGTGGAGACTGTATTTTCAGTAATTAAAAGGAAATACAAAGAGAATGTCAGATCGAGGAAATATTTCAACCAGATAAAAGAGATCAAAATCAGAATGCTAATCCACAATATGACTCTCTAA
- a CDS encoding DMT family transporter: protein MMRWLLLATGILMELAGSTCMKLSDGFSNIYASILTFVFWGISFTVFIFALKHFDLSFAYAIWAGMGILLVSMIGILYFKEPASSMKVLSIIVIVAGVIMLNLSENPAAV from the coding sequence ATGATGCGCTGGCTTCTCCTTGCCACAGGAATCCTGATGGAACTTGCCGGTTCGACCTGCATGAAACTCTCGGACGGCTTTTCCAATATCTACGCCTCGATACTGACCTTCGTCTTCTGGGGGATCTCGTTTACGGTCTTCATCTTCGCCTTAAAGCACTTCGATCTCAGCTTCGCCTACGCGATCTGGGCGGGAATGGGAATCCTGCTGGTATCGATGATCGGGATTCTTTATTTCAAGGAGCCCGCCAGTTCGATGAAAGTCCTGTCGATCATTGTAATCGTCGCAGGAGTCATAATGCTGAACCTGAGCGAAAATCCGGCGGCAGTTTAA